The DNA sequence TTTAATCAGCGTCATATACACATGTTCCCATTCCATAACCATATGCATGTTCTCTAACTTTGTTTTGTGGTCTGTTCATCATTCTACCTCTTACATTCCTTCTTTCCATTTCTGTATATGTATTTCCTCTGTTATTTTCCATTCCTCTTCTTGCAAATACTGGAAATCCGTTTTCTCTTACCACTATTTCTTTTCCATCTATTACTGCTTTGTCTACTACAATGTATGTTTCATCTTCTGTTGAAATTATTCTACCACTGATTTCTATATTTACTCCTACTTCTAAGCCATCATACAACCAAATTGGTCCTGTGTGTACTTCATATTCTTCTCCTTCAGCATCAATGATTACTTCCATCCCTTCTCCTGGTATCATTTCAATTTCCTTTACTGTACCTGATATGGTTGTTTCAGAAACTGTTGCTCCTTCAGGTAAATTTTGATAAAGTGGTTGTGTTCGACTTGTTGTGTTTGTCTGTACATAATTGCTCCTCCATGGTCCTACTGCAAATATACTTGCTGTTAACACTAATACTGTTAATAAAACTACACTAATCTTTTTAAACATAATTCCACCTCCTGGTTTTTTTTTGAATTTGGGTTTTTGTTTCTACGCTTCTTATATTACTCGCTTTTCCTTAATAAATCCTTATAACTTCCTTAGAGTTCCCTTAGAATAAATTAAATTAGAAAAGAGTGGTATAATTTATTTTGATTTGATTTGGAAAAAAGATATAAAAAGGAGGGGATTTTTTTGTTTGGAGATATATTGATGCATGCTACAGTTGTATTAGTGGCGTTATTTTCACATCCTAAGCTTACATATGAGTTTAGTGTCCCGAAATATGCAATTTTGACTTTAGCAATTTCTATATTGTTTACTTATCTAATGTTTAAGTGGATAAAAGAAAAGAAAATAAAATTTTATATAACTTCAGCACATGTTTTGTGGTTTGCGTTTGGAATTGTATCGATAATTTCCAGTTTTAATGTTTTGAGAGATAATCCTTATTATTTTAGGCGTTCATTTGATATAGCATTATATGTTTTATTTAATGTCCTTTTAGCGATATATTTTAGTACAGTTTATAAAGACAAGCAAAAAATAAGTACACTTTTATTTACTTTCTTAATAACCTCTTTTGTTATATCGGTTGATGCTCTCTTAAACTTTTATTTTGGTTTTGACCTATTTTTAGGTAAGGTTGGGGAACCTTTTACAAGAGCAGCAATAAAATCGACGGTAGGAAATGTTATATTTACAGCAAATTACATAGATATGTTATTACCAATTGCTTTGTATTTTATATTAAGTTTTGATTTAGGGCTAAAAAAACCGAATTTTCTTAAAGTTTTCTTTTTAAAATTGTTTGCAAGTATTTCTTTTATTGTTGGCTTAACGGCGGTTATAGTTTCACAAACGAGATCTGAATACATTGCTATTATCATAATGAGTTCTTTGTATGTCATTTTTTATCTTGTTTGGGCGAGGAAAAAGAAAAATAAAGCTTTTGAAACGATTAGAAAAAATGATGAGCAACTTGCAAAAAAACTTTTAGTATTAACAAAATATTTGCTTATAGGAGTTTTGGTGTTGTCAGCTTTAATTGTGGTTTTATATAACACCCCAAATCCATTAACTGGAAATGGAAAGGTAAGTATGACTAGTAGATTTTCGGCTATGACTTCTGTTTCAAGTAAAGATGAAAGATTTTTGTCTTGGTTTACTTCTCTTGAGCTTTGGGAAGATCATAAAATCTTTGGAACAGGAATAGGAACTTATCAATTATTGTCTATTACAAAGATGGGAGAATATCTTGAAAAACATCCAGAACTTTACTATGGTTGGAATAATTTTAAAAGGGCACACAATGATTACTTTCAAATTTTAGGTGAAACTGGATTGGTAGGTTTCATACTAATAATTTCTCTTTTGTTTTCGCTTGCTTATTTTTTCTTTACAATACCCAAAAAGATTGAAGAGAGAGATGATTTAATTCTATTTCTTTCATTATCGGTTGCGGTAGTTGGGTTTGCCATACAAAGCGTATTCAGTTTTCCAGGACATCTTTTACCTAATGCATTAGCTGCAACATTTTTTGCAAGTGTTGCTATTGGGCCATACTTTACTAAAAAAGAATTTAAAGAATTTAAGGGATTTTTAGCAGTGGTTATAGCATTTTTAATAGTTGTTATAGCATATACCTCCATGTATCTTAGATGGAATCATTTTATTTCAGAAGTGAATTTTAAAAATGGAAATATAGCGTATATGACGTATGTAAAGATTCTTGAAGAATTGCCAAAGGCAAAAGGTTATATACAACAACTTCAAAAAAAATTAGATGATTTAAAGAATTATAGAGGTCAATATGCTTATTTAGATCCTGAAAAATGGAAGATCAAAAAACAAAGAGAGTATATGCAAAAAGGATTGCCATACAATGAATTTGAAGTTGAAAATCAAAGAGTTGCCGAGATAAATAAAATAAGAAATCAGATTTTATCTCAAATTTCGCAAATAAACTCTCAAAGTTCTCAATTACCTCAGCTAGCCTTAACTTATTACAAAACAGCAAAAGAAAAACTTATAAAAAGTGTTAAGATAAACCACACGTATGGAAAATCCTTCTTTTATTTGGCAACTTTATCAGTTCAAGATTATAGAATAGCTAATTTGAAAAATAATATTCAAACACATTATAGGGAAATTTTCGCTCAAAATTTTGACGAATTTCAAAAGATAATTTATGATAAATACAAATACAGATGGTTGGAAAAGTTAGAACCATATGTTAAACAAAACCCTGAAATTTTAACCAAGTTTGATTTTGCAACAATGCAGGCGTTAATAGACTCAGTTGGTTTATACAAGACATCATTGTTATCATTTAATGAAAGAAATACATATAAAGCTATTGCAATGAGATATCATTCTTTGCATAATATGGCGAAACAACTTTTGAGTGTTTTACCAAAAGATTCCGAGTACTATAACTACGTTAAAAGTTTAGTTGTAGAATTTTTTGAAGAATATATTAGATATGCCAAAATTACTATTCAAAACATGCCAGGTGGATGGAATAGATTCCCTGATTGGAAAAATGCGGATGTATCAAAAGCAACAGCTGGACAGGATATTTATAGATTCTTTGCAGGAATGATTTTAAAACTCCAACCTCCAACAAACCTTGAAGTTAGATCTTTCCTAGAATGGCTAGCAGTTACAGAAATAAAAGCTGTGAAATATATGAATTTAAAAGGTGTATGGGGAGTTCCAAATGGTGTTATAGACTTTCTGCATGCTAGTGCTTTTGAATATTATAAAGCTGGGCAGTATCAAGAGATGTTATATTCTTTAGAAAAATTGGCTGATTTATACAAGGCTTCCTATATTAATGCTCGAAATCAGTTACCAAAGTATATAAGAAGATTAGATACTACAGTTGATAATATTAAAATAATTTACAGAGAACAACTTTTGTCTGTCTTAACAAACTCGAATATCCCCAAACCAGCAATAGATGCTATATTAAGCCTGTTTGAAAAAGCAATAGATGATATTAACACAACTTTTAAGTCGTATAACTTCATGTCCTCAGAGGCCGAATATATGAAAAAACTTACACAGACGACATTTTCAAAGTGGTATGATCAGAGAAAAAATAATGTTTGGGTGTCAATTGCTGTGGAGAAATTAAATAACTTTATTACTCAGTTACAAAAAATGGGGTTAAATGTTGAAACGCTATTAAAAGTTAAAAGCACTCTTCAGAAAATTATAGCTTCACCTTCAAATGCTAGTGTTGTTGAGAGTTATAGTAGATTTATAGCACATTATGAATTAATATTGAATGATCTCAAATACTTAGCTTCCAATCTAAAAGAGCGTTATAGCGAGCTTACGGATAACATGTGGGAGAATGTAATAGAAGAGTGGAGTAAAGTTTATACCGAGGATGGAACACCTTTAAAGAGTAAAGAGGATATCATGTCCTATTTAAACAATATTTTAGGTAAATAAGTTAGTGGTGTTCAAAGTATTTCAACAAAATTAAAAAATTATTGTATAATAAATTGCCTTCCCATTATGGGAAGGCAATTTTATTGAATAACTAAAATTATCCTCTAAGGTAAACAAGATAGAGAGCAAAGAGTATTGCTAGAACCCAGTTAAGCCAATGTACATCTTTTGCTTTTCCACTGAAGGTTTTAACGATTGGATAAACAATAAGGCCGAGAGCAATACCATTTGCAATAGAGTAAGTTAGAGGCATAACAATCATGGTTATAAACGCTGGAAGAGCTTCGGTAATATCGTCCCAATTGACTAATTTTAATCCCTTAAGCATCAATGCACCTACAAAGACTAAAGCAGGAGCAGTAGCAGCTGCAGGAATTGTGAGGCCAAGAGGTGCAAAGAAAAGCATGAGAAGCATTAAGATTGCAACAGTAACTGCAGTAAGACCGGTTCTTCCGCCTTCGGCAATACCTGTACTACTTTCAATATAAGTAGTTACTGTTGATGTTCCAAACAATGCACCTACAGAAGTACCGACAGCGTCTGCCATATATGCTTTATTTGCTCTTGGGAATTCTCCGTTTTTGATGAAGCCAGCACTTTCAGCAAGACCAGTTAATGTTCCAAGAGTGTCAAAGAAGTCAACAAAGAAGAAGGTAAAGACTACAATCCAAAAAGTTCCCGTAGCAAGATCAGCCCATGAGAACTTTTCAAAGAGTTTTAAGAAAGTTGGAGAAATATCAGGAACTTTTCCGATAATTCCTTGATATTTTGTTACACCAAAAACAGGAAGAGCCCCTATGAAGGTTGAAGCTAAAATTCCTATCAAAATGGAACCAGGAACTTTTAAGGCAAACAAAATGGCTATTATAAAGAACCCAATAATCGCTACTAGTGCAGTTGGAGAAGTCAAGTTACCAAGTGTAACAAACGTAGCAGGATCAGAGACTACAATTCCAGCACTTTTGAGCCCTATAAATGCTATAAACAAACCAATACCAGCACTTGTAGCTAATTTAATGCTTGATGGTACTGCTTTTACAACAAATCCTCTTACTCCGGAAAGTGTTAACAGTATAAAAATTAAACCTTCAACGAAAACAGCTGCTAGAGCAATTCTCCAGTCAATTCCTAATTTAAGACATACTGTGAAAGCAAAATATGCGTTAAGTCCCATTCCAGGTGCAAGAGCAAATGGGTAATTTGCCCACAAACCCATTATCAAAGTAGCAGTTGCTGCACCCAAAATTGTGGCGACCATGAAAGCACCGAAAAATTGGGCATAGAGATCGCTTCCAGGAGTAGCACCAGGAATTACGTTGATTAGTATGTTTGGGTTTACAAATATGATATAAGCCATGGTTAAGAAGGTTGTAAGACCTGCAATAATCTCAGTACGAACACTTGTTCCGTTTTCTTTTAGTTTGAAAAATTTTTCCACTTGAACCCCTCCCCTCGTAAGATGTGAAAAAATTTTATTTAATTTGAATTTTAGTTTTTCTAGTAAATTCTATTAATACACCTTCCACAATTATGTTGTCTATATCCATGTGTTCCACAAACTCCACTATCATTTCCTCAAGTTCTTTCTTCTCTTTATTTAATTCTTTTATTGTTTCCTTAACTCTTAAATATCTTTTTAACAAATCTTCGAGTGTATTTCTTTCGTTATTCATTTTAATCCTCCTTTAATGTTTTGCTTATTTCTTCAACTATCTTTCCTATTTCTTCATTAGTCAATTCAGGAAAAATTGGCAATGCAAGCGTGGTTTGAGATAACTTTTCCGATATAGGAAAATCTCCTTCTTTGTAACCTAATCCTTTAAAGCATGTTTGCAAATGTAAAGGAGTTGGGTAATAAATACTAGTACCTATTCCAACGTTGGTTAGATGTTCTTTTACCTTTTCTCTTATTTTATTATTTTCAAATTCTATGACATACTGGTGGAAAACGTGGTATTTGTAAGTTTTTTTATATATTTTCGGATATTTTACAGATAATTCCTTGTTTTTGAAAAATTCCGCATATTTTTTTGCAATGTTAATTCTTTTTTCAGTCCATGTATCAAGATATTTGAATTTAACATTTAAAATTGCTGCATGAATTTCGTCAAGCCTAGAATTATAACCAACCATGTCATGATAATATTTTTTTCTTGAACCATGTACCCTTAATGTTTTAGATAATTCGTATATTTTTTCGTTATCTGTTACTATCATTCCACCATCACCATATGTCCCTAAATTTTTTGTCGGAAAAAACGAAAAAATAGCTGCATCACCAATACTTCCACTTTTTTTGATTTCATTTTTGACAATTCCTTCGGAACCTATTGATTGTGCACAATCTTCAAGAATTTTTATGCCGTATTTTTCTTTTAAAAAGAGAAGTCCTTCAAGATCAAGTGTTTGTCCAAATAAATGTACGGGAATAATTCCAAAAACTTTTTCCTTTTTTAAGATGTTTTCCACTTGATTTAAATCTATGTTATAGGATTCTTTGTCTACATCCACAAATATTGGTATTCCATTGTTTCTAACAATGGCTGAAGCTGTTGCAAAAAAAGTATAAGGAGTTGTGATTACTTTATCACCATTTTTCATTCCCATGGCTCTTAGCGCAATTACAAGAGCATCACTACCGTTTGCAACACCTATCCCATATTTAACTCCAATATAGTTTGATATGTTTGTTTCCAATTTTTTAACTTCTTCTCCCAAGATTACCCTTCCATTTTCTAGAACTTTGTCGATTGCGCTTAAAATTTCATTTTTGATTTTTTTGTATTGTCTAGTTAAGTCAAATAAAGGTATCATTTTTTACCCTCCCAGTTGCAGTACTTTTCTAATGGACAATTTTTGCAATCAGGTTTAACTGGTTTACAGACATTTTTTCCAAATTCAACCATCGCACCATTTAAAGGTCCCCATAATTCTTTTGGAAGTAACTTCATGAGTTCAAATTCAGTATCTTCAGGTGTTTTGGTTTTGACCCATCCTAATCTATTAGAAATTCTATGAACGTGAGTATCTACAGCAAGTGCTGGTTTACCAAACGATATATAAAGAACTATATTAGCTGTTTTTCTGCCTACACCCGGTAATTTTAAAAGTTCTTCGAGAGTATTTGGTACTTTTCCGTTGTATTTCTTCTCTAAAATTTTAGAGATCTTAATTATCCTGTCTGCTTTTTGTCTATATAAACCTGCAGGTTTTATAAGTTCATACAATTCGTTGGGTTGCGCTTTTGAAAGTTCTTTTGAATTTTTGTATTTTCCGAATAAATTTTTTGTTGCGATTTCTGTGTTTTCATCTTTGCTTCTTTGGCTTAATATAGTAGATATTAAAACATAAAAAGGATCTTTTATTTTAAGATCCCTTGGAAATTTCTCAATTATTAATTTAGCTATTTTTTCTATATTCATATTGCTCCTCCAAAATTTTTCTGGCAATTATGACATCATTTTTCATTTGGGCAATGAGTTTTGTTATGTTTTCGAATTTTTTCTCTTCTCGCAAAAATTCAAGAAGTTCAACATGAATGTTATTGTTATAAATATCGTCGGAAAAATCCAGAATATACACTTCATATTTGATGGTTTTTGTTTTTTCAATGGTAGGTCTTATACCTATATTCATGAGTCCATAATAAACCTCCGGAACGTATACTCTACATAAATATACACCATTTTTAGGATTGATTAAGTCCTTTTCGTGCCTTATATTAGCAGTTGGAAACCCCAATTTCCGGCCTATTTGTTTGTCTTTGTATACTTTCCCATGAATTGAAAAAGGTCTACCTAATAAGTAATTTGCTTTTTTTATTTGTCCAGATTTTATTAATTTTCTTATTAATGTACTACTTATTCGTTTCCCGTCGACAGTGATGTCTTTTATAACTTTGAGCTCTATATTTTCATCTTTGCAAAATTTTTCAAGTAGAGAGATATCACCTTCAGCATTTTTTCCAAATCTAAAATCTTCTCCCACAACTATTGCCTTGGTGTCTTTTGATATAAAATTAAAAAACTTTGCAGGAGATATATTTTTAATTTTTAGAAGATCAAGTGTATAAACAGTCCCATACATTTCAAGTAAATTTATTCTTTCTTGAAGACTTATTAGTAACCCGTCAAAATTTCCATTGTAATATTCAATTGGGTATATAATAGTAAAAATTTCGGAAGCTGCATGATACTTTTTAGCTAAATTCTTAAGTTCTTCCAAAATTCGAACATGTCCTCTGTGAACTCCATCGAAAACTCCTATTGTAACGACGCGCAAATTATCACCTCAAAAAAATTATATCATAAATTGTTTTGCTTTTTTAAAAAGCTGAAAATGATAAAGATAGTAAAAGAGGTAAGAACAATAACAGGTCCTGGGGAAATGTCAAAATAGTATGAAAGATAAAAACCAAGGAAGGTAACAACTAGATTATAGAATATAGAGAACACGAAGACGGAAGAAAATGATTTAGCCAATTTTTTAGCAAAAAGTCCGGGTATTATAATAAGTGCTCCAAGGAGTATAATCCCAGAGATTTTTACTATACTTACCACGATTACTGATATTAGAATTAAAAAAATAGTTCTTATTTGTTTAATATTAACACCATAAAATGCTGCCATTTCTTCATCTGCTAAAAAGAATAAAATTTCATATCTCATTAAGGATATAATTACAATTGATGATAAAATAACAAAAATCAAAAACCATACATCGGATAGTTTCACAAGTAAAATATCCCCGAAAAGATAGCTTGTTAAGTCTTGAACGTATGTGCTACTTTTAGAAATGATAATAACTCCTACAGACATAAATACAGGGAGGAGCATTCCAATAGCACTATTTTCATGAATTTTATGTTTATTTGAAAAAAAACTTATTAAAAGAGAAAAAAGGATAGCAGTTAAAATTGCTACAACTCTGTAGTCAACGTCAAAAAATAAACCTATTGCAAGACCAGCAAAAGCTGCATGAGCAGTACCATCACCTATAAATTCCATTTTTTTGTATACAATTAGAGGAGAGATAATTCCAGCAGCAAAACCGGATAAAAGACTTGCAAAGAAAGCGATTTTTAAAAAATCGTATGTAAAAATTTCATTGAACATTTTTATGCTCCTTTTCGTAATGGTATTTTCCTCTAATCCAAAGGTCAAAATCAGGGAAAAGTACTTTAAGTTCTTCGGGTTTGATCTCTTTAGTTGGACCATGACAATGTAGTGTCTTGTTCAAACACATTATTGTTTTGCATTTTTCAAACACCATACCAATATCGTGAGAAATCATTATTATAGTAATCTTTCTTTCAGAACGAATTTTTTCAAGAAGTTCATAAAATTTTGCTTTTCCCATCTGATCTATTCCCGCTTCCGGTTCATCGAGAATTAAAATATCTGGTTCAGAAATGAGAGCTCTTGCAAGAGAAAGCCGTTGAAGTTCTCCACCTGACATATTTCCTACCAATCTGTTCTCTTTTCCGGAAAGCCCTATTTCGTCTAAAATTTCTGGAATTTTTTCGATATTTTTAATGTTTTTGTACGTTCCCATAAGGACAAATTGAAAAGCATTGATTGGAACTTCTCTATTGATAGTTTGTGTTTGTGGGAGATATCCTATTTTTCCATTTACAATGACTTTTCCCTCGTAGTTTGTAATTTGACCAATTAAAATTTTTACAAGAGTTGACTTTCCGGCACCATTAGGTCCCACAATTCCTACAAAATCTCCTTCTGGAATTTTGAAATTTATGTTTTTTAAAATTTCTGTACCGTTTATTTTATAATTTAAGTTTTCTACTAAAATAATGTAATTATTCATATGAAACAGCCTTTCTAATTTCATTAAGGTTTTTATAATATAACTCAATGAATGTGGTAGTATCGATTCCTAATGGATCGAGAACAAAGTATTTTTTCCCAAGTTCATTTGCTATTATTTCAATTTCTGTTTTTGGTTGTTGAACTTCTGAAAAAATTGCTGTTATGTTTTTTGTTTTGATTATGTTCAAAAGTTCTTTAATACTAGATGAGGTATTGTGACCTTTTTCAATCCAATAAGTTTCAATTCCAAATTCTTTAAAATAGTAGTAGAAACTTGGATGCTGAACAAGAATTTTTCCTTTGACATTTTTAAAAACGTTAAATGAATCAAGAATAAAATTGTTTATTTTTTTAATGAGTTTTTTGGAGTTTGATTCATAGAATGTTCGATTTGCTGAATCTAATTCAGAAAGCTTCTTTACTATCGAGGGAATAATATAATATTTTGTGAAAAATGGATCTAACCAAAAGTGAGGATTATCTTGTTCAATAAAGAGTTTAGGAACAAAATCCGAGATGTAAATAACATTTTTGTATTTTTTTAGGTATGGTTCTAAATAACCATTTGCAATTATTAAATCAGCGCCATTTAATACTTTTGCATCGCTAATTTTTAAACTATAAACGTGTGGATTTGCTCCAGGTTTAATTAATAGACTTACTTTAGCTTTATCTTGGACAATATCTTTGACTAGAAGATAGTAAGGGTTAATAGTTGTTACAATGTTAAGAGAGAAAATAACTGTTAGTAGAAACATTACAAAATATAAAGTTAAGGATTTCTTCATTTTCATCCCTCCTGACAGTTTTTACAGAGTCCTTTAAAGTAGAAAACATGATCTATAATTTGAAAGTCAAATTTTTCCTCAACAAACTCTTCTAGTTGGGTTGCTGTGCATTTGTCAAAAATTTCTATGTTCCCACATTTTATGCAATATAGGAAATGATAGTGTTTGTTGGTAGAGTAAAAATATTTTGGCCCATTTTCAAAAGAAACAGATTTTATTAAATTCTTGCTTTCGAGAAAATTAAGAGTTCTATATATTGTGGAAAAATTTGGTTTTAATTTATTGACTTTGTATATTTCTTCTGCGGTTAATGGTTTATTGCTTTTTTCGATTATTTCTAAAATTTCCTTTCTTTTTTTTGTCATAACCATGTTATTCCTCCTTGCAAATGCAAATTATTTGCAAAAATATTATACCAGTTTGTTGTTTAAAAATCAAATGATTTTGATTTAAAAAAAGAATTTATTATTATCTTCCGTGTTTTGCATATAGTAAAGCTTTTGTGATATAATAAAACTCGAATGTAGGGGGGATAACATGCTTTTTGCTTTTGAAGTTAAAACAGAAGCTAGAAATATTTTAATTGATATTACAAGTAGAATTGAGGAATTAGTAAGAAAATCTGGAGTAAAATCTGGACTTTGTGTTGTTTATGTTCCTCATACGACTGCGGGTATTACAATTAACGAGAATGCAGATCCTTCTGTAAAATATGATATAGAAAATACCCTTTCAAAAATTGTTCCTTCAAATCTCAATTATACTCACCTCGAAGGAAATTCCGATTCTCATGTAAAATCAACTTTAGTGTCACCGAGTATCACTTTGATTATTGACAACGGGCATCTTCTCCTTGGGACTTGGCAAGGTGTATATTTTTGTGAATTTGACGGTCCGAGAAGGAGAAAAGTTTATATAAAAATTATTGAAGATTAAAGGGGGGATAATTTGTCCATATATATAGTTGGATTACCTGGCTCCGGAAAGTCCGCTGTAGGTAAAATTTTAAAAGAGGATTTTGGATACGACGTGGTTGACTTGGATGATGTTTTAAAAGTTGAGTACAAGAAGGGATTTAATAAAATATTACTTGACAATGGTTTTAATACCCTTAGAACACTTGAAGGAAAAATTTTGAAACGATTTAAAAAATATAACGACAAATTTATTGTAACTCTCGGAGTTTTGGCAAATTTAGAGTTGTTTAATGGTAAAATTGTGTATATAAAGATACCAAAGGAAAAATATATACAACGTATAAATAAAATCTCGAAAAAAGTTAAGCGTATTAATGAAGTCTATGAAGAAATCCA is a window from the Thermosipho atlanticus DSM 15807 genome containing:
- a CDS encoding shikimate kinase, producing the protein MSIYIVGLPGSGKSAVGKILKEDFGYDVVDLDDVLKVEYKKGFNKILLDNGFNTLRTLEGKILKRFKKYNDKFIVTLGVLANLELFNGKIVYIKIPKEKYIQRINKISKKVKRINEVYEEIHNTFSQKADLVISSENKTKFEISKIIDDFYRKNRNI